One stretch of Niallia sp. XMNu-256 DNA includes these proteins:
- a CDS encoding GvpL/GvpF family gas vesicle protein, with protein MGNLIYLYGLIPTKEAEERSLPNLKGFDATRDIHKIHLGKVTAIVCTVDEDEYSEDTLKERINNDMEWLQEKAFHHHETVLTLSRMFTIVPLKFCTLYKSPDRLSEVVHSNEDKLISAFALIKGNEEWNLKIYCDDKLLKKQVSQSNPTIEAKRLEISQLSKGKQFFEKKKLDKLIDSEIEKEKNKISERIHSHLKGLALKGDVKKTWSNEATGKKEDMTWNSVYLISETKVEPFLEEVQRYERDMQEKGWKFEVSGPWPAYHFTSFS; from the coding sequence ATGGGTAATCTGATTTATTTGTATGGATTAATTCCCACAAAGGAAGCGGAGGAGCGATCACTTCCAAATCTAAAGGGTTTTGATGCCACAAGAGACATTCACAAAATTCATTTAGGAAAGGTAACAGCGATTGTATGTACTGTAGATGAAGATGAATACTCTGAAGATACCCTGAAAGAGCGGATTAATAATGATATGGAGTGGCTTCAGGAAAAAGCATTTCATCATCATGAAACAGTATTGACGCTATCTAGAATGTTTACGATTGTCCCGCTGAAATTTTGCACGCTATATAAAAGCCCTGATCGTTTATCGGAAGTGGTCCATTCAAATGAAGATAAATTAATCAGTGCGTTTGCTTTAATCAAAGGGAATGAAGAGTGGAATTTGAAAATTTACTGTGATGACAAGTTGTTAAAGAAACAAGTGAGTCAAAGCAATCCAACAATCGAAGCAAAAAGATTGGAAATCAGCCAATTATCCAAGGGGAAACAATTTTTTGAAAAGAAAAAGCTGGATAAATTGATTGATTCAGAAATAGAAAAAGAAAAAAACAAAATAAGTGAAAGGATCCATTCCCATTTAAAAGGGTTAGCGCTTAAAGGAGATGTTAAAAAAACTTGGAGTAATGAAGCGACTGGTAAAAAGGAAGATATGACCTGGAATAGTGTCTATCTCATTTCCGAAACGAAAGTGGAACCTTTTCTAGAAGAAGTTCAGCGCTATGAGCGTGATATGCAGGAAAAAGGGTGGAAGTTTGAAGTGAGTGGTCCATGGCCTGCCTACCATTTTACTAGCTTTTCATAA
- a CDS encoding gas vesicle protein has protein sequence MPTIRETMENKDIALIDILDVILDKGVALKADLVISIAGVDLVYLDLRILIASVESLVQTQAKGRKTISSEEFDIEREALIDATGQPNKWKN, from the coding sequence ATGCCAACAATAAGAGAAACAATGGAAAACAAGGATATCGCATTAATTGATATTTTGGATGTCATTCTTGATAAGGGTGTGGCACTTAAGGCAGATTTAGTGATTTCAATAGCAGGTGTTGACCTAGTTTATTTGGATTTAAGAATATTAATTGCTTCAGTTGAATCCCTGGTTCAAACTCAAGCGAAAGGCCGTAAAACCATATCTTCAGAAGAATTTGATATAGAGAGGGAGGCATTGATTGATGCAACCGGCCAACCAAACAAATGGAAAAATTAA
- a CDS encoding gas vesicle protein K: MQPANQTNGKINLDPDNAEHGLAQLVLTVIELLRQIVERHAIRRVEGGNLTDEQIENLGEALMNLEEKMEELKEIFGLDDEDLNIDLGPLGSLM, translated from the coding sequence ATGCAACCGGCCAACCAAACAAATGGAAAAATTAATTTGGATCCCGATAATGCAGAACATGGATTAGCACAGTTAGTCCTCACTGTCATTGAACTTCTCAGGCAAATTGTTGAAAGACATGCCATTAGACGAGTTGAAGGCGGAAATCTAACAGATGAGCAAATAGAAAACTTAGGTGAAGCATTAATGAATCTGGAAGAAAAAATGGAAGAGTTAAAAGAAATTTTTGGCCTTGATGATGAAGATTTGAATATTGACCTCGGCCCTTTAGGAAGCTTAATGTAA
- a CDS encoding gas vesicle protein — protein MVEHSMQSSTIVDVLEKILDKGVVIAGDISVGIADVELLTIKIRLIVASIDKAKEIGMDWWETDPYLTSKATDHTAKALEEENRRLHERLETLEKSISQNVIHSGDFE, from the coding sequence ATGGTCGAGCATTCAATGCAGTCAAGCACGATTGTAGACGTGCTTGAAAAAATACTGGATAAAGGCGTCGTTATTGCTGGAGATATCTCTGTAGGAATTGCGGATGTGGAATTGTTAACCATTAAAATACGTCTAATTGTCGCATCTATTGATAAGGCAAAGGAAATCGGAATGGATTGGTGGGAAACAGACCCTTATTTAACATCAAAAGCCACAGACCATACGGCAAAAGCGCTTGAAGAAGAAAACAGAAGGCTGCATGAAAGACTTGAAACTTTAGAGAAGAGTATTTCACAAAATGTTATACATTCTGGAGACTTTGAATAA
- a CDS encoding YtxH domain-containing protein, whose amino-acid sequence MEKAEQTKNIKNKNSMDNSAVKRLIGGALIGASVGYIATPENGKKIVESINRDKLLSTRNGISQAVKEKSKNVMDSIKKSAGKISDKKEDVSIEGYSNEQDSKEETETSIKFNTVNDIEEDNKGITNNENGTLNDRFNRLEEMLSKLIEDEANEKTNMNNK is encoded by the coding sequence ATGGAAAAAGCAGAACAAACAAAGAATATAAAAAATAAAAATAGCATGGACAACAGTGCGGTTAAACGTTTAATAGGAGGGGCATTGATAGGCGCCTCAGTTGGATATATAGCTACTCCCGAGAATGGGAAAAAAATTGTGGAAAGTATCAATCGAGATAAATTATTAAGCACGAGGAATGGAATAAGTCAGGCCGTTAAAGAAAAATCAAAGAATGTTATGGACTCTATTAAAAAATCTGCTGGAAAGATATCTGATAAAAAAGAAGATGTGTCAATTGAAGGTTATTCAAATGAACAAGACTCGAAAGAAGAGACTGAAACAAGCATAAAATTTAATACTGTGAATGACATAGAAGAAGACAATAAAGGGATAACCAACAATGAAAATGGAACGTTAAATGATCGTTTCAATCGCTTAGAAGAGATGCTAAGTAAACTAATTGAAGATGAAGCAAATGAAAAAACAAACATGAATAATAAATAA